The following are encoded together in the Pleurocapsa sp. FMAR1 genome:
- a CDS encoding glycosyltransferase → MLPKNRGKVALVSVHGDPAIDIGKEEAGGQNVYVREVGEALARQGWQVDMFTRRSDESQAEIVDHSPNCRTIRLTAGPQEFVPRQKIFDYLPEFVTAFFDFQHQHQTIYPLIHTNYWLSAWVGMEIKKLQTVRHLHTYHSLGAVKYRSIKTIPLIAKTRLRVEKQCLETADTIIATSPQEQKHMQTLVSQQGNITVIPCGTNIDCFGSIDCDNGRAKLGINPDDKVVMYAGRFDQRKGIETLVRAVAKDEVKRHKNLKLMIVGGFTPGESDGLEKERIANIVHELDIEDITTFVGRVQHEDLAAYYAAADICVVPSHYEPFGLVAIEAMASRTPVVASKVGGLKFSVADEVTGLLVPPQDEAAFAQAIDSILANPQWHKQLGTNARERVEAKFSWDGVANQLDQQYLSELNKLYEELGLFNPAV, encoded by the coding sequence ATGTTACCCAAAAATAGAGGAAAAGTTGCTCTGGTTTCTGTTCACGGCGATCCTGCCATAGACATTGGCAAAGAAGAAGCTGGCGGACAAAATGTTTACGTTAGAGAAGTGGGAGAAGCCTTAGCTCGTCAGGGTTGGCAGGTAGATATGTTCACTCGTCGCAGCGATGAGTCTCAGGCAGAAATTGTCGATCATAGTCCTAATTGTCGTACGATACGTTTGACGGCAGGACCTCAAGAATTTGTACCCAGACAAAAAATATTTGATTACTTACCTGAATTCGTTACTGCATTTTTTGATTTTCAGCATCAACATCAAACTATTTACCCCCTTATTCACACTAACTATTGGCTCTCTGCTTGGGTGGGAATGGAGATTAAAAAACTTCAAACCGTTAGACATTTACATACATACCATTCTTTGGGAGCAGTAAAATATCGCTCAATTAAGACCATTCCTTTAATTGCCAAGACCCGTCTGCGCGTTGAAAAGCAATGTTTAGAGACAGCAGATACGATCATTGCTACTTCTCCCCAAGAACAAAAACATATGCAAACATTAGTATCTCAACAAGGTAACATCACAGTTATTCCTTGTGGTACTAACATAGATTGCTTTGGTAGTATTGATTGCGACAACGGCAGAGCTAAACTTGGCATTAACCCAGATGATAAGGTGGTAATGTATGCAGGACGCTTTGACCAACGTAAAGGCATAGAAACTTTAGTTAGAGCAGTTGCCAAAGATGAGGTTAAACGTCACAAAAATCTTAAGTTAATGATCGTTGGCGGTTTTACTCCAGGAGAAAGTGATGGTCTAGAAAAAGAGCGTATTGCCAATATCGTTCATGAATTGGACATTGAAGACATAACTACATTTGTTGGTCGAGTTCAGCACGAAGACTTAGCAGCTTATTATGCTGCTGCGGATATTTGCGTTGTTCCTAGTCATTACGAACCTTTTGGCTTGGTAGCAATTGAAGCTATGGCTTCGCGGACTCCTGTAGTTGCTTCCAAGGTAGGTGGCTTGAAGTTTTCTGTAGCTGATGAAGTTACAGGATTACTTGTACCTCCCCAAGATGAAGCAGCATTTGCTCAAGCGATCGACTCTATTCTTGCTAATCCTCAATGGCATAAACAATTAGGAACTAATGCCAGAGAAAGAGTTGAAGCTAAATTTAGTTGGGATGGTGTTGCTAACCAGTTGGATCAGCAGTACCTATCGGAATTGAATAAGCTGTACGAAGAACTAGGATTATTCAATCCCGCAGTGTAG
- a CDS encoding glycosyltransferase family protein — protein MLNLVSKKEQSKSYKLEKVASIGIETILYLVVIPLVISLFLKAIIDIDNNYDPGWYHLPFAGRIWGILPREMFLGDEKWFEPRFDGFPLLAHFLQGFFWKITGRIQSTNLVGFLSIIGYFFFLRVYFKVPFYLSAIALLSIPLVLTNATTSYVDLFGNVGTSILVMMTYSFYKNKQLPNFQELLIAFIGAAIAVNTKTQLQPLVLFILIFTISRLAWLYWQQKPAAKQIVKTLLVTLLAIVIIYASPVKNTVVYANPLYPIKIQVAGIVLNHKLDPEAFEESNRQINWITSVLEINAPYFWKPDQWSDFPERNRRGGFFGAYVVFNLLLLAGFLLREMTFNKYLLINRNRTDFTQLKTEQGNLAKSREAIVAFLTLLVISIVPLNFPQSHELRYFMYWMICLVSLNLYLISLPKNRQLLGRWLQPTYMGLVYVVFLIIVLVKIGSFYARPLFLSLDKYVVHGAKSEFIEQIKPNEQVCLLARHMGEDTQTAPTASLKYAFIYSSYFHPELDYDYSIQTAFDPQACGDRPRIPSNLK, from the coding sequence ATGTTGAATTTAGTTAGTAAAAAAGAACAATCAAAGTCATACAAGCTAGAAAAAGTAGCAAGTATAGGAATAGAGACAATCTTATATTTAGTTGTTATACCCTTAGTTATTTCTCTTTTCCTCAAGGCAATCATTGATATTGATAACAACTACGATCCTGGCTGGTATCATTTACCTTTTGCTGGCAGAATTTGGGGCATTTTGCCTAGAGAAATGTTTCTGGGAGATGAAAAATGGTTTGAACCGCGATTTGATGGTTTTCCTTTGTTGGCGCACTTTTTGCAAGGTTTCTTTTGGAAAATCACAGGACGAATTCAATCAACTAACTTAGTTGGTTTTTTGAGTATTATTGGCTATTTCTTTTTTCTTAGAGTTTATTTTAAAGTTCCTTTTTATTTATCGGCGATCGCTTTATTGTCGATTCCTTTAGTTTTGACTAACGCTACCACTAGCTATGTGGATTTATTTGGGAATGTTGGTACATCTATTTTGGTAATGATGACCTATAGCTTTTATAAAAATAAGCAATTACCAAATTTCCAAGAATTACTGATTGCCTTTATCGGTGCGGCGATCGCTGTTAATACTAAAACTCAGCTACAGCCTTTAGTTTTATTTATTTTAATTTTTACCATTTCTAGACTTGCTTGGCTTTATTGGCAACAAAAACCAGCAGCCAAACAAATAGTCAAAACTCTGCTAGTTACTTTACTGGCGATCGTAATTATTTATGCGAGTCCAGTCAAAAACACAGTTGTCTACGCTAATCCTCTTTATCCCATCAAAATTCAGGTAGCGGGAATTGTACTAAACCATAAGCTAGATCCAGAAGCTTTTGAAGAAAGCAATCGTCAAATAAACTGGATTACTTCAGTACTAGAAATAAATGCGCCTTATTTTTGGAAACCAGATCAATGGAGCGATTTTCCTGAAAGAAATCGGCGTGGAGGCTTCTTTGGAGCTTATGTAGTATTTAATTTACTGCTGCTGGCAGGATTTCTGCTTAGAGAAATGACTTTCAATAAATATCTGTTAATTAATAGAAACAGAACTGACTTTACACAATTAAAAACTGAACAAGGCAATTTGGCTAAATCTAGAGAGGCTATCGTTGCTTTTTTGACGCTACTTGTTATTTCTATAGTTCCTTTGAATTTTCCTCAATCTCATGAACTGAGATACTTTATGTACTGGATGATCTGTTTGGTATCTCTCAACCTTTATCTAATTTCTTTGCCCAAAAATAGACAGCTTTTAGGACGATGGCTACAGCCAACATATATGGGATTAGTCTATGTTGTTTTCCTAATCATAGTCTTAGTCAAAATCGGTAGCTTCTACGCCAGACCATTGTTTTTGTCCTTAGACAAATACGTTGTCCATGGGGCTAAATCAGAATTTATCGAACAAATAAAGCCTAATGAACAGGTTTGTTTGTTAGCTAGACATATGGGAGAAGATACTCAAACCGCACCTACAGCATCTTTAAAGTATGCCTTTATTTATAGCTCTTACTTTCATCCTGAATTAGATTATGATTACTCGATTCAAACGGCGTTTGATCCCCAAGCCTGTGGCGATCGCCCTAGGATACCAAGTAATTTAAAGTAG
- a CDS encoding lysylphosphatidylglycerol synthase transmembrane domain-containing protein, which translates to MLTKKNVISSILSLGLGFFLIWLILRFTNVDVEEVVNTFYSLNPLYAGLAITALIVHTFLSAYKWGLVTQKLTPESKQPLKFYFFYTTLGSLTMQFMPQYLGMVMVQNLALRVHKVSSISKGFLLVVYDQFFNFLIPFLLFPAAILFVLKYISLSVAVWMWIATIIAVHFAINRWHRRLITFVIKALTWVKKLKPGKAKAANQPAVETEKDSVLGKDFTLYLYWISVVRYIVWIVRGIFIAIAGGFKIKLWAVAFVSPIVQLAMLLSFTPANLGLMEFSWIGLLRLFDVPDAMAVQFSLMQRFLYIVAVVIVLAVFAVVALVERFALFTPKENQ; encoded by the coding sequence ATGTTAACTAAGAAAAACGTTATATCTAGTATCTTATCGCTGGGTCTAGGATTTTTCTTAATCTGGTTGATTCTGCGCTTTACCAATGTAGATGTAGAGGAAGTTGTTAATACTTTTTACAGCTTAAATCCTCTTTATGCTGGACTGGCAATTACGGCATTAATCGTACATACTTTTTTATCGGCATATAAATGGGGTCTTGTTACCCAAAAGCTTACTCCTGAAAGCAAACAGCCTCTAAAGTTTTATTTTTTTTACACAACTTTAGGTTCATTGACCATGCAGTTTATGCCTCAATATCTGGGCATGGTGATGGTACAAAACCTAGCTTTAAGAGTTCATAAAGTTAGTTCAATTTCTAAGGGTTTTTTATTAGTTGTTTACGATCAATTTTTTAATTTTTTAATTCCTTTCTTGCTTTTTCCCGCTGCAATTCTTTTTGTTCTCAAATACATCTCTTTATCTGTAGCGGTTTGGATGTGGATTGCCACTATTATTGCGGTTCATTTTGCGATCAATAGATGGCATCGTCGCCTAATAACTTTTGTGATTAAGGCTTTGACTTGGGTTAAAAAACTTAAGCCAGGCAAAGCCAAAGCTGCTAACCAGCCTGCTGTAGAAACAGAAAAAGATTCTGTTTTAGGCAAAGACTTTACCCTCTATCTTTATTGGATTTCGGTAGTTCGCTATATTGTCTGGATTGTTAGGGGAATTTTTATTGCGATCGCAGGAGGCTTTAAAATTAAGCTTTGGGCAGTAGCGTTTGTTTCCCCCATTGTGCAGTTGGCAATGCTACTCAGCTTTACCCCAGCTAATTTGGGACTAATGGAATTTAGCTGGATTGGTTTATTAAGACTATTTGATGTACCAGACGCTATGGCAGTTCAATTTTCTCTGATGCAAAGATTTCTTTACATCGTTGCGGTAGTAATTGTCTTAGCCGTGTTTGCAGTGGTTGCTTTAGTTGAGCGATTTGCTCTATTTACACCAAAGGAAAACCAATAA
- a CDS encoding sulfotransferase family protein has translation MKPNLFIVGQPKSGTTALHQFLGQHPEIFMSSIKEPHFFCSDFHLESDRFYGKRRFFDFRSESAYLQLFARTDEAKIVGESSTNYLYSQVAAEKIHNFNPDARIIIILREPAKYLYSLHSHYVKFTEENEPDFLTALAKEEERKQEKYPSPRVTSPSYLYYDQRVKYYQQVKRYCDRFKPEQIKIVIFEEFKSENERIYREILEFLGVNPSFTPEYGAVNVNKEVKFQAINNLVNNPLVKNISKNLLSQEFNDFIRDNIVERFFWHQAPKASMPEAIKLKLMQQYQPEVAKISALTGLDLEAKWGYDIAVAQSGLDSKLK, from the coding sequence ATGAAGCCTAATTTATTTATCGTCGGTCAACCAAAATCTGGTACAACGGCTTTACATCAGTTTTTAGGACAGCATCCTGAGATCTTTATGTCGAGTATCAAAGAGCCACATTTTTTTTGCTCTGACTTTCATTTAGAAAGCGATCGCTTTTATGGCAAACGGCGTTTTTTTGACTTTAGAAGTGAGTCGGCTTATCTACAGCTTTTTGCACGGACAGACGAAGCGAAAATTGTCGGGGAATCTTCGACTAACTATCTCTATTCTCAGGTAGCAGCAGAGAAGATTCACAATTTTAATCCCGATGCTAGAATAATTATTATTCTGCGTGAACCAGCTAAATATCTTTATTCTCTTCACAGCCACTACGTCAAGTTTACAGAAGAAAACGAGCCAGACTTTCTGACCGCTTTGGCAAAGGAAGAAGAGCGTAAACAGGAAAAGTATCCTAGTCCTAGAGTTACCAGCCCTAGCTATCTTTACTACGATCAAAGAGTTAAATATTATCAGCAGGTAAAAAGATATTGCGATCGCTTTAAACCAGAGCAAATCAAAATAGTAATTTTTGAGGAATTTAAGTCAGAAAATGAGCGTATCTATCGAGAAATTTTAGAATTTCTCGGCGTAAATCCCAGCTTTACTCCCGAATATGGTGCAGTTAATGTCAACAAAGAAGTTAAGTTTCAGGCAATCAACAATTTAGTTAATAATCCTCTGGTTAAAAACATTTCCAAAAACCTGCTTTCTCAAGAATTTAATGATTTTATACGGGATAATATCGTCGAAAGGTTCTTTTGGCATCAAGCACCCAAAGCTAGTATGCCTGAAGCAATCAAACTTAAATTAATGCAGCAATATCAGCCAGAGGTTGCCAAGATATCGGCACTAACTGGCTTAGACTTAGAAGCTAAATGGGGATACGATATAGCCGTTGCTCAAAGCGGTCTTGATTCTAAGTTAAAGTAA
- a CDS encoding glycosyltransferase — protein sequence MIQEPWLSVIVPTYNGSKYLAAALDSILMQQDPELECVVIDDGSTDNTLDIVESFKDKLNIKLITKARQGNWVVNTNHALSVARGKYACFLHQDDLWLQGRLNAIKKAIATYPQASLYLHDSIFIDREGKPLGLWQCPLKDSQVVSAQEMILKLVIQNFIAIPSPVFNRQAALDLGGLNNELWYTADWDFWLKLASAGETYHISQPLAAFRVHGDSQTIRRSSSVAEFRQQMRSVVDKYLQSQSASQVAKVAFFSTEVNTTLAAMVHGESTQLFKLATDFVLLGPLGWRRYWQDSRIQERVSARLKAKLQTQT from the coding sequence ATGATTCAAGAGCCTTGGTTATCGGTAATTGTTCCTACCTACAACGGTAGTAAGTATTTAGCAGCAGCACTTGATTCTATATTGATGCAGCAAGATCCTGAACTAGAATGTGTTGTTATTGATGATGGCTCGACAGACAATACCTTAGATATTGTTGAGAGCTTCAAGGATAAGCTCAATATCAAGCTGATTACTAAGGCCAGACAGGGTAACTGGGTAGTTAATACTAACCATGCTCTTTCTGTAGCCAGAGGAAAATATGCCTGTTTTCTGCATCAGGATGATCTTTGGCTGCAAGGACGTTTGAACGCTATTAAAAAAGCGATCGCCACTTATCCCCAAGCCAGTCTTTACCTCCATGACTCAATATTTATCGATCGAGAAGGTAAACCCCTGGGTCTTTGGCAATGTCCCCTCAAAGATAGCCAAGTAGTATCTGCTCAAGAAATGATCCTGAAGCTGGTAATTCAAAACTTTATTGCCATCCCTTCTCCCGTCTTTAATCGCCAAGCTGCTCTTGATTTAGGTGGACTAAATAACGAGCTTTGGTATACCGCCGACTGGGACTTTTGGCTCAAGCTTGCTTCAGCGGGAGAAACTTACCATATTTCTCAACCTCTAGCAGCTTTTAGGGTACATGGTGATTCTCAAACCATTCGTCGAAGCTCTAGCGTAGCCGAGTTTCGTCAACAGATGCGCTCGGTAGTAGACAAATATCTTCAGTCACAATCAGCCAGTCAAGTTGCCAAAGTAGCCTTCTTCTCCACAGAGGTCAACACTACCTTAGCAGCAATGGTTCATGGTGAATCGACTCAGCTATTTAAGCTAGCTACTGATTTTGTTTTATTAGGTCCTCTGGGATGGCGCAGATATTGGCAAGATTCTCGGATTCAAGAGCGAGTATCTGCCAGACTGAAAGCGAAACTACAGACCCAAACATAA
- a CDS encoding glycosyltransferase family 2 protein: MLGNVSTRETPVSGRINRIEQANAIEVSIIMPCLNEAETLETCIKKAQRFIAENDLAGEVIIADNGSDDGSQEIARRLNARVVNIPTKGYGSALKGGIEAAKGKYIIMGDADDSYDFSNLNPFVKKLRNGYDLVMGNRFKGGIESGAMPFLHRYLGNPVLTGIGKLLFNSPCDDFHCGLRGFRKDAITNLDLQTTGMEFASEMVVKATLYKMQIAEVPTTLSPDGRSRPPHLNTWRDGWRHLRFLLMYSPRWLFFYPGIFLILGGLLATLSLLPSPKVHSLLYSSTAMTIGFQIVTFALFTKVFGISEGLLPEDRRLNRLLKYLNLETGLIAGCALFLIGTAASVYAFGIWGENNFGSLNPTETMPIIIPGVTCLALGIQTIFSSFFLSILGLKR, from the coding sequence ATGTTGGGTAACGTAAGCACAAGAGAAACACCAGTTAGTGGACGTATAAATCGTATTGAGCAAGCCAATGCGATCGAAGTTTCCATTATTATGCCCTGCTTGAATGAAGCAGAAACCCTAGAAACTTGCATTAAAAAAGCTCAGCGTTTTATTGCTGAAAACGACCTTGCAGGAGAAGTAATTATCGCTGACAACGGTAGCGACGATGGCTCTCAAGAAATTGCCAGAAGACTTAATGCCAGAGTAGTTAATATCCCTACAAAAGGATATGGTAGCGCGCTCAAAGGTGGCATTGAAGCGGCTAAAGGTAAGTACATCATTATGGGTGATGCCGACGATAGCTATGACTTTAGCAATCTCAATCCTTTTGTCAAAAAGTTACGTAATGGTTATGACCTAGTAATGGGTAACCGCTTTAAAGGTGGTATCGAATCAGGCGCAATGCCTTTTCTTCACCGCTATTTAGGAAATCCCGTCTTAACTGGTATTGGTAAGCTTTTGTTTAATAGTCCCTGTGACGACTTCCACTGTGGTTTAAGAGGTTTTCGCAAGGATGCAATTACTAATTTAGATTTGCAAACTACAGGCATGGAATTTGCCAGCGAGATGGTTGTCAAAGCTACTCTCTATAAAATGCAGATTGCCGAAGTGCCTACTACTCTATCACCCGATGGTCGTAGTCGCCCTCCTCACCTTAATACTTGGCGGGATGGTTGGAGACATCTACGTTTCTTATTAATGTATAGCCCTCGCTGGTTGTTTTTCTATCCTGGTATCTTTTTGATTTTGGGTGGTTTGCTAGCAACTCTATCCCTTTTGCCAAGTCCCAAAGTGCATAGCCTGCTATATTCCTCCACGGCAATGACTATTGGTTTTCAAATTGTCACGTTTGCTTTGTTTACTAAAGTATTTGGCATTAGTGAAGGACTATTACCTGAAGATAGACGCTTAAACAGACTGTTAAAATACCTCAACCTTGAAACAGGTTTGATCGCTGGTTGCGCTCTCTTTTTAATAGGTACAGCAGCCTCAGTATATGCCTTTGGTATTTGGGGAGAAAATAATTTTGGTTCACTAAACCCCACTGAAACCATGCCTATTATCATTCCTGGGGTAACCTGTTTAGCTTTGGGTATCCAAACAATCTTCTCTAGCTTTTTCTTAAGCATTTTAGGATTAAAACGATGA